The following is a genomic window from Polaribacter atrinae.
AAATTGTTTAGTAATATTCCTTTCATTTAAAAAAGTTTCAAAGTATTTAAGTTTTAGTTTCAAATTTATAGAAATGAAACTCTTATATTTTATTTTTGCTTACTGTTAGTTGATTAGTAACTTCATACAAAGTGATTGCTAAACTGTGTATAACATTCATGCTAGAGTTTCTACCAAACATTGGTATTGCAATGGTATGGTCTAATAAATCTACATTTTCAATTCCGTTTCTTTCACTTCCCAAAAGTAATACGATTTTTTCATGATTTTTAAAATTAAAATTTTGAATATCGATACTTTTATCAGTAATTTCTATACCAATAATGGTGTTTCCTTCTTGCTTTAATTGGTGAATCAGTAAATCAAAATTAGTATAAACTTCATGCTGAATTTGGTTTACCGTGTTTCTTGCTGTCTTTTTTACAATTCTATTTTCTGTAGAAGGTGAGTTCTCATGAAAATAAATTTTTTGTACTCCAAAACTTTCCGAAATTCTAAAACACATTCCTATGTTTTCAGGTGTTCTAATAGCATCGCAAACAATTGTTATAGGAAATTGCTTTTGATTATTTTCTATGTCGTAATGTGTTAATTGTTCCAAATTAATTTTGATTCAAAGTTAAAAAAAGATGTTTTTTTAAATTTTAGTTTAGCTTGCTATTTACTCTTTTAAGCTCATTACATACTTCTTTGGCGTTGTGCCAAACTTCTTTTTAAAGGCTGCAATAAAGTGGCTAGAGGTGCTGTAGCCTACTTTTACACCAACTTCATTCACATTATATTGATTACTTTCTAATAATTTTCTAGCGTACTCCATTTTGTAATCAAAAAGAAAACTAAAAACGGTATCTCCATAAATCTGTTTAAACCCTTCTTTTAATTTTTTGATATTTAGACCAATTTCATTTGCTAATTCTTGCAAACCTGGTGGTTCTGCCATTCTAGCAATGATAATTTCTTTTGCTTTTCTAATTTTTAATACATTTTGTTCATCTACTAAAAAAGGACAAAATTCACCTTCTGGGTTTTCTTCTTTTTGAAAATGGATACTTAATAATTCGTAAACTTTTCCTCTAACATATAATTCTCTAATAGAACTATTTGTTTTAGAATTTATAATTTGCTGTAAAATAATAGAAACAGTAGGTTTAATTTCTGTGTCGTCATAATACTTCTTGTTGCTGTTTTCATCACTTAAAAAAGGAATGTAACCAGACTCTTTAGAAAATAACGAGTGAAATTTCTCTATAGAAATTAATAACGAAACCAATGTTGTTTTGGGTTGAATTTCTAAATTGATAGGTAAAACTCCTTGTGGGTTGTATAATAGAATTGCTCTATTGTCTAGAACATCAAAAGAGTAGCTGCCATTATTAAATAAAAATTTAGATTTACCTCTTAAACAAAAATGAATTTGTATAAATGCATTATTAATTTTTCTTTCAAAGTTATGTACTTCTTTACTTTCATTCTGAAAATGAAGTACATAAAAACCTTTCTCTAAAGTAATTTCTTCAAACGTACTTTCTCCGACATTTTTAAACATCTCTAATGTTTTTAGTTTCTATCTTTTTATTTAGAATGATTCTATATAAAAATAAATAAAAACTCAATTATGCAGCAAAAGTAATGCTTTTAAGGTGTTTTACTCATAAAATTTAATTAAAAAACATATAACGTTATAAATAGTCCTTTAAGCGATATTTTTTTCTAATTGAAGTTTATACTTTTGTCCAACTTTTAGAATAATATGCAAGAGCACAGGCAAGAGCACTTTTATAATATTGGCGTTAGTTACAAGAAAGCAGATGCTAACACACGTGGAAAATTTTCTTTATCCAAAGAAAATCAAATTTCATTGTTAAAACTTTCAAAAATGAGAGGGCATAAAGGGGTCTTTATAATCTCTACCTGCAACAGAACAGAAATAAGTGGTTTTGCAGAACGTCCATGTCAATTAATAGAATTGTTATGTGAGTTTTCTGAAGGAACCATTCAAGAGTTTTCTAAAGTTTCTAATGTTTATAAAAATCAAGAAGCAATACATCAGTTGTTTAGAATTGGTACCGGATTAGAAAGTCAGATTTTAGGTGATTATGAAATTGTAGGACAATTAAGACAGTCGTACAAAATAGCAAAATCGTTAAAAACGACCAATGCGTATTCAGAAAGATTGATTAACTCTGTACTACAAGCTAGTAAAAGGGTTAAAAATGAAACAAGATTAAGTTCTGGAACAACTTCTGTTTCTTATGCCGCTATACAATATCTAATTAAAAATTTACCAGGTTACAATTCTAAAAACATTTTAGTTTTTGGTTTGGGTAAAATGGGAAAACATACTTGTAAAAACTTAGCAGAATACACACAAAACAAAACTGTTTGTTTAATCAATAGAACTGAAGAAAAAACAACAGAATTTGTAAAAGAACATGCTACTATTAGAAAAGCTGTTATAGAAAACTTATCTGACGAAATTGAAAAAGCAGATGTTTTAATTGTTTCTACAGGAGCAGACAAACCTACTATTACAAAAGAACTTATTGCTAAGAATAAAGAATTGTTAATTTTAGATCTATCGATGCCTGAAAATGTGGCAAAAGATGTTGCTGATTTTGATGGTATTACTTTAGTAAATATAGATGAGCTTTCTAAAATTACAGATGAAACTTTAGCGGTACGTCAACAAGAAGTACCGTATGCAGAAGCAATTATAGAAACACATAAAGCAGAGTTTAATGAATGGTTAAATCATAGAAGATTTACGCCTGCAATTGCTGCTTTAAAGAAATCATTAGAAAATATTACAAACGACGAAATTAACTTTCAGAAGAAAAAAATTGCTGGTTTTGATGAAAATCAGGCAGAAATTTTAACTTCACGTTTTATACAGAAAATAACCACCCAATTTGTGAAACACTTAAAAGATGAAGAAACATCTGTTTCACAAAGCCTACAAGTAATTAATAAGGTTTTTAAATCTTAATCAAAACACCATGCAGAAAATAATTAAAATAGGAACTCGCGATAGCCAATTAGCGCTTTGGCAAGCTAACAAAGTGCGCAAAGAATTAAAGGAGTTGGGCTATGAGTCTGAGATAGTACCTATAAAATCTTTTGGAGATATTGTTTTAGATAAACCTTTATATGAGTTAGGTGTTACAGGTGTATTTACTAAGAATTTAGATGTTGCTATGTTAAATGGTGATATTGATATTGCTGTACATTCTCTTAAAGATGTACCTACTGTTTTACCAGAAGGTATCATACAAGCTGCAGTTTTAAAGCGTGCAGATTATATAGATTTATTGGTTTTAAAAGATAACGAAGAGTTTTTTGGACAACCAGATGGTATTATCGCTACAGGTAGTATCCGTAGAAAAGCAATGTGGTTAGACCGTTATCCTACGCATAAAGTAGAAGGAATAAGAGGAAATGTAAATACAAGATTAGAAAAATTAGCCAATAGTGAAACTTGGAATGGAGCAATTTTTGCTGCTGCAGGATTAGAACGTTTAGGTTTAAGAGAAGCAGAAGCAATTCCGTTAACATGGATGGTTCCTGCACCAGCACAAGGGGCTATTATGGTTGCTTGTTTAGAAAAAGATGATTTTGTAAGAGATGCTTGTGAACAAATTAATCATTACGAAACTAAGGTTTGTGTTGGCATAGAAAGAGAATTTTTAAACCTTTTAGAAGGTGGTTGTACTGCGCCAATTGGAGCTTTGGCTTATATTGATGCAAGAACAGAAGAAGTAGTTTTTAAAGGAGTTTTATTAAAAAAAGACGGTTCTAAGAAAATTACAGTTACTAAGAATGCAAAAATGGGAAGCCATCGTTATTTGGCTAAAGATTGTGCAGATTATGTAATTAATAAAGGTGGTAAAGAATTAATGCAAGAAGATGCAGCAGAAACTGTAGCACCTTTGCAAAATATCTTTTCTACGAAGAAGCTTTCTGAGCTTCAAAAAGAAATTGTTTCTGAAACTATTGGTGTAAAAGATAGCGATTTTATTAAAATTCGTTTTAATAGAATTCCTGCTAAGGTGATGAAAAACGAAATAGAAAACGTTATTATCACAAGTCAGAATGGAGTAGAAGCGTTGTTAAATTCTTTCACAAAAGATGAAATGAATTTTAAGAACATTTACTGTGTAGGTAGAAGAACAAAAAAGCTAATTGAAAATAGAATTGGTAAAGTAGCACATGCTGCAAAAAATGCTAAGAAATTAGCAGAATATTTAGCAGAAGAATTAGAAACTAAAAAAGTAACTTATTTTTGTAGTAATCTAAGATTAGATGTGTTACCAGCTTCTTTAAAAGCAAGAGATATTCAAGTAACTGAAGTAGAGGCTTACAAGACCATGCTAAGTTCAGAAAAAATTGATGATGAAGTTTCTGGAGTTTTATTTTATAGTCCATCAGGAATTGAAAGCTATTTAGAAGAAAATAACCCAGATAGAATTGCTTTTTGTATTGGAGAAACAACTGCCGTAGAAGCAAGAAAATATTTTGAGAAAGTTGAGGTAGCAAACATGCCAAGTGTAGATAGCCTTTTAGAGTTGGTAAACACTTATTTCTCTAAAGAATAAAAAATGTATCCTCGAGTATTACTTTCAATTAAAATATTTTTTGATTGAAAGTACGGACGCAGTTCTCGAGAGGTTTTATAAATTAGGTCTCGACTGCGCTGGACCTGACATAAGCCAAAATTTATGTTCAGAACTAGAAGATTAAGAAAAACAGAAGGAATTAGAAGATTAGTTAGAGAAACTAAGGTATCTGTAGACGATTTTATTTATCCTCTTTTTATTGAAGAAGGAGAAAACATAGAGGCAGAAATTGTTTCTATGCCAGGAATCAAACGTTTTTCTTTAGATAGAATTTCTAAGGAATTAGATGAGGTTGTTGAACTAGATATTCCGGCTGTTTTATTATTCGGAATTCCATCTACAAAAGATGAAAAAGGAACAGAGACTTGGAATGATAACGGAATTATGCAACAAGCAATTCGTTTTATCAAGAAAAATTATCCGAGTTTATATGTAATTACAGACGTATGTTTCTGTGAATATACTTCTCATGGTCATTGCGGAATTATACACGACAATGATGTTGATAATGACGCTACCTTAGTAAATATTGCAAAACAAGTTATTTCGCATGCAAAAGCAGGTGTAGATATGGTTGCACCATCAGGAATGATGGATGGAACGATTGATATGATTCGTCAGTCTTTAGATAATACCGGTTTTGTAAACTTACCTATTATGGCATATGCTGTAAAATATTCTTCAGCTTTTTACGGTCCTTTTAGAGACGCAGCAGATTCTGCGCCAACTTTTGGAGACAGAAGAACATACCAAATGGATCCTGCAAATAGAGATGAAGGGATGCGAGAAGCAACTTTTGATGATCAAGAAGGAGCCGATATTTTAATGGTAAAACCAGCATTATCTTATTTAGATATTATAAGAGATTTAAAAAACAATTTTGATCGTCCGATTGCTTGTTATAATGTAAGTGGAGAATATGCAATGGTAAAAGCCGCTGCAGAAAAAGGTTGGATTGATGGCGAAAAAGTAATGATGGAAAGTTTACTGTCTATGAAAAGAGCAGGAGCAGATATTATTATTACGTACTTTGCAAAGGAAGCAGCTAAGGTTCTGTTGAAAAAATAACGTCATTACGAGGAAGAATGACGAAGTAATCTTTTAATTAATTAGCAGATTGCTTCACTGTGTTCGCAATGACAGAAAACTAAAAAAATGAAATTCGAAAAATCAGAAAAATTATATAAAAAAGGATTAAAACATCTTGTTGGAGCCGTAAATTCTCCAGTAAGAGCATTTTCTTCAGTTGGTGGAAATCCTTTATTTATCAAAAAGGCAAAAGGAACTAAAATTACAGATGTTGATGGTAACAAATATATAGATTTAGTACTTTCTTACGGACCAATGATTTTAGGTCACAGACATAAAAAAGTACAAAAAGCTGTTGAAAAAGCATTAAAAAACGGATATTCTTTTGGAGCATCCACAGAAAATGAAATTAAGTTAGCAAAAATAGTTTGTGATGCTTTTCCGGGAATGGATAAAGTCCGTTTTGTAAATTCTGGTACAGAAGCTGTATTAAGCGGAATCCGTTTGGCAAGAGCATTTACCGGAAGAGATAAAATTATAAAATTTGCAGGTTGTTACCATGGGCACCAAGATGCTTTATTAGTCGCTGCAGGTTCTGGTTTGGCTACATTGAGTTTACCTGGTTCTAAAGGAGTGCCAGAAGGCGCTGTAAAAAACACGTTAATTTCTAACTTTAACGATTTAGATAGTGTAAAAAAACATTTTGAAAACGACGATAATATTGCAGGTGTAATTATTGAACCAATTGCTGGTAATATGGGCGTTGTTGTTCCTGAAAATAATTTCTTAGTAGAATTAAAAGCCTACTTAGAAACTAAAGGAGCTTTATTAATTGCTGATGAAGTAATGACAGGATTCCGTTCTAAATTTGGTGGAGCGCAAGAATTATTAGGAGTAGAGGCAGATATTACGTGTTTAGGTAAAGTTATTGGTGGAGGTTTCCCAGTAGGAGCTTATGGAGCAAGAGAAGAAATTATGCAAGAAGTTGCCCCTTTAGGCGGCATGTATCAAGCAGGGACGTTAAGTGGTAATCCAATTGCAATGGCAGGAGGGATATCAACTTTAACAGAATTGAAGAAACAAGATCCGTATAAAAAGTTCGAAGAAACGGCTAGTATTTTAGAAGTGATTTTATTAGAAACTGCTAAGAAATACAATGTAGCTTTAACTGTAAATAGATTTGGTTCTATGCTGAATCCTTTCTTTGTAAATAGTGAAGTGACTAATTTTGTTAAAGCACAATTATCTGACACAAAAAAGTTTGCAGTTTTCTTTTGGGAAATGATCAAAAATGGAGTTTTCTTACCTCCAAGTCAGTTTGAAGCATGGTTTTTATCATCAGCTTTATCAGACAAGGATATTAAGAAAATAGCAGAGGCTGTAGATAAAAGTATGTTAGCTGTTTCAAAAATGTAAATATATAAATCGTCATTACGAGGAAGAATAACCAAGTAATCTCTTACTAAACTAGAAGATTGCTTCACTACGTTCGCAATGACGTTCAATAATCATAAATAGCTAATAGCCAAAAGCTAATAGCCAAAAGCTAAAAAATGATAAAAAAAGATTTATTTTTAAGAGCCTTAAAAGGAGAAACTGTAGACAGACCACCCGTTTGGATGATGCGTCAGGCAGGAAGATATTTGCCTGAATTTCAAGAAATAAAAAAGAAATATGACTTTTTTACACGTTGCCAAACTCCAGAGTTAGCATCAGAAATTACAGTGCAACCAATCCGTAGATACGGAATGGATGCTGCAATTCTATTTTCAGATATTTTGGTAATTCCACAAGCAATGAATATAGAAGTGCAAATGAAACCCGATTTCGGACCTTATTTACCGAATCCAATTCGTACTCAAAAAGATTTAGATTCAGTAAT
Proteins encoded in this region:
- a CDS encoding TrmH family RNA methyltransferase, with protein sequence MEQLTHYDIENNQKQFPITIVCDAIRTPENIGMCFRISESFGVQKIYFHENSPSTENRIVKKTARNTVNQIQHEVYTNFDLLIHQLKQEGNTIIGIEITDKSIDIQNFNFKNHEKIVLLLGSERNGIENVDLLDHTIAIPMFGRNSSMNVIHSLAITLYEVTNQLTVSKNKI
- a CDS encoding AraC family transcriptional regulator is translated as MFKNVGESTFEEITLEKGFYVLHFQNESKEVHNFERKINNAFIQIHFCLRGKSKFLFNNGSYSFDVLDNRAILLYNPQGVLPINLEIQPKTTLVSLLISIEKFHSLFSKESGYIPFLSDENSNKKYYDDTEIKPTVSIILQQIINSKTNSSIRELYVRGKVYELLSIHFQKEENPEGEFCPFLVDEQNVLKIRKAKEIIIARMAEPPGLQELANEIGLNIKKLKEGFKQIYGDTVFSFLFDYKMEYARKLLESNQYNVNEVGVKVGYSTSSHFIAAFKKKFGTTPKKYVMSLKE
- the hemA gene encoding glutamyl-tRNA reductase, which codes for MQEHRQEHFYNIGVSYKKADANTRGKFSLSKENQISLLKLSKMRGHKGVFIISTCNRTEISGFAERPCQLIELLCEFSEGTIQEFSKVSNVYKNQEAIHQLFRIGTGLESQILGDYEIVGQLRQSYKIAKSLKTTNAYSERLINSVLQASKRVKNETRLSSGTTSVSYAAIQYLIKNLPGYNSKNILVFGLGKMGKHTCKNLAEYTQNKTVCLINRTEEKTTEFVKEHATIRKAVIENLSDEIEKADVLIVSTGADKPTITKELIAKNKELLILDLSMPENVAKDVADFDGITLVNIDELSKITDETLAVRQQEVPYAEAIIETHKAEFNEWLNHRRFTPAIAALKKSLENITNDEINFQKKKIAGFDENQAEILTSRFIQKITTQFVKHLKDEETSVSQSLQVINKVFKS
- the hemC gene encoding hydroxymethylbilane synthase, whose translation is MQKIIKIGTRDSQLALWQANKVRKELKELGYESEIVPIKSFGDIVLDKPLYELGVTGVFTKNLDVAMLNGDIDIAVHSLKDVPTVLPEGIIQAAVLKRADYIDLLVLKDNEEFFGQPDGIIATGSIRRKAMWLDRYPTHKVEGIRGNVNTRLEKLANSETWNGAIFAAAGLERLGLREAEAIPLTWMVPAPAQGAIMVACLEKDDFVRDACEQINHYETKVCVGIEREFLNLLEGGCTAPIGALAYIDARTEEVVFKGVLLKKDGSKKITVTKNAKMGSHRYLAKDCADYVINKGGKELMQEDAAETVAPLQNIFSTKKLSELQKEIVSETIGVKDSDFIKIRFNRIPAKVMKNEIENVIITSQNGVEALLNSFTKDEMNFKNIYCVGRRTKKLIENRIGKVAHAAKNAKKLAEYLAEELETKKVTYFCSNLRLDVLPASLKARDIQVTEVEAYKTMLSSEKIDDEVSGVLFYSPSGIESYLEENNPDRIAFCIGETTAVEARKYFEKVEVANMPSVDSLLELVNTYFSKE
- the hemB gene encoding porphobilinogen synthase; this encodes MFRTRRLRKTEGIRRLVRETKVSVDDFIYPLFIEEGENIEAEIVSMPGIKRFSLDRISKELDEVVELDIPAVLLFGIPSTKDEKGTETWNDNGIMQQAIRFIKKNYPSLYVITDVCFCEYTSHGHCGIIHDNDVDNDATLVNIAKQVISHAKAGVDMVAPSGMMDGTIDMIRQSLDNTGFVNLPIMAYAVKYSSAFYGPFRDAADSAPTFGDRRTYQMDPANRDEGMREATFDDQEGADILMVKPALSYLDIIRDLKNNFDRPIACYNVSGEYAMVKAAAEKGWIDGEKVMMESLLSMKRAGADIIITYFAKEAAKVLLKK
- the hemL gene encoding glutamate-1-semialdehyde 2,1-aminomutase produces the protein MKFEKSEKLYKKGLKHLVGAVNSPVRAFSSVGGNPLFIKKAKGTKITDVDGNKYIDLVLSYGPMILGHRHKKVQKAVEKALKNGYSFGASTENEIKLAKIVCDAFPGMDKVRFVNSGTEAVLSGIRLARAFTGRDKIIKFAGCYHGHQDALLVAAGSGLATLSLPGSKGVPEGAVKNTLISNFNDLDSVKKHFENDDNIAGVIIEPIAGNMGVVVPENNFLVELKAYLETKGALLIADEVMTGFRSKFGGAQELLGVEADITCLGKVIGGGFPVGAYGAREEIMQEVAPLGGMYQAGTLSGNPIAMAGGISTLTELKKQDPYKKFEETASILEVILLETAKKYNVALTVNRFGSMLNPFFVNSEVTNFVKAQLSDTKKFAVFFWEMIKNGVFLPPSQFEAWFLSSALSDKDIKKIAEAVDKSMLAVSKM